In one Chitinophaga sancti genomic region, the following are encoded:
- a CDS encoding purple acid phosphatase family protein yields the protein MKQGWWLLCLLFFSFLTVHAQSSDGDEDPITVIRGPYLQVGSPTGMTIRWRTNVATRSRVRFGTMVNKWDLQKDDSTITTEHIVRITGLKPHTRYYYTVGTFADTLQGDANNYFYTLPEVGSKNLIRVGAFGDCGNNSANQRNVKQSMLNYLGSNYMDAWILLGDNAYGSGTDQEFQTKFFNVYKDDLLKQHPMYPTPGNHDYNDHDFPGAVEVAVRTHKTAYYQNFSMPTEAEDGGVPSHTQAFFSFDIGNVHFISLDSYGKEAEQYKLYDTLGPQVEWVKRDLAANKNKQWVVAYWHHPPYTMGSHNSDEAEDLISIRENFIRILERNGVDLILCGHSHDYERSRLMKGHYGMMDSFDPAVHNLSRSSGLYDGSENSCPYVKDSLNAGTVYVVSGSAGKLGGRQTTYPHKAMQYANDMNGGASLLEIENNRLDLKWICADGVIRDRFTMMKDVNKQHVMRAKAGQALTLTASFVGNYKWSEQHQTSKSITVKPAKGTKTYTVEDKEGCIKDTFTITAR from the coding sequence ATGAAGCAGGGATGGTGGCTACTTTGTTTATTATTCTTTTCGTTTTTAACCGTACACGCGCAGAGCAGTGATGGGGATGAAGATCCGATCACGGTGATCCGTGGCCCGTATCTGCAGGTGGGTTCTCCAACCGGGATGACGATTCGCTGGCGTACGAATGTGGCTACGCGTAGCCGGGTACGTTTTGGTACGATGGTGAATAAATGGGATCTGCAGAAAGACGATTCAACGATAACGACTGAGCATATTGTACGAATAACAGGGTTAAAGCCTCACACGCGTTATTATTATACAGTCGGCACCTTTGCAGATACCCTGCAGGGAGATGCCAATAACTACTTTTACACCTTGCCTGAAGTGGGTAGTAAGAACCTGATCAGGGTAGGTGCTTTTGGGGATTGTGGGAACAACTCAGCGAACCAGCGAAATGTAAAACAGTCTATGCTGAATTACCTTGGCAGCAATTATATGGATGCCTGGATCCTGCTGGGTGATAATGCGTATGGAAGTGGCACGGATCAGGAGTTCCAGACCAAGTTCTTCAACGTGTATAAGGATGATTTGCTAAAGCAGCATCCAATGTATCCCACACCTGGTAACCATGATTATAACGACCATGATTTTCCGGGTGCGGTAGAAGTAGCGGTACGTACACACAAGACTGCTTACTATCAGAATTTCTCTATGCCGACAGAGGCAGAAGATGGTGGGGTACCTTCTCATACACAGGCTTTCTTTTCATTTGATATTGGCAATGTTCATTTTATTTCACTGGATAGTTATGGTAAGGAAGCGGAGCAATATAAATTGTATGATACCCTGGGGCCACAGGTAGAATGGGTAAAGCGCGACCTGGCCGCAAATAAGAATAAGCAGTGGGTGGTAGCTTACTGGCATCATCCGCCATATACCATGGGTTCTCATAATTCTGATGAGGCAGAGGATCTGATCAGCATCCGTGAGAATTTTATCCGGATCCTGGAACGGAATGGGGTCGATCTGATCTTGTGTGGACATAGTCATGATTATGAGCGTTCCCGTTTGATGAAAGGACATTATGGTATGATGGATTCATTTGATCCTGCAGTGCATAACCTGAGCCGTTCTTCAGGGTTGTATGATGGGAGTGAGAATAGTTGTCCGTATGTAAAGGATTCACTGAATGCGGGTACTGTATACGTTGTAAGTGGTTCTGCGGGCAAGCTCGGTGGCCGGCAAACGACCTATCCGCACAAGGCCATGCAGTATGCTAATGATATGAATGGTGGTGCCTCATTGCTGGAGATTGAAAACAATCGCCTGGACCTGAAATGGATTTGTGCGGATGGTGTGATCAGGGATCGTTTCACGATGATGAAGGACGTGAACAAGCAGCATGTGATGAGGGCAAAGGCAGGGCAGGCGCTGACATTAACGGCATCATTTGTTGGTAATTATAAATGGAGTGAGCAGCATCAGACTTCAAAGTCCATTACAGTAAAGCCTGCAAAAGGCACGAAGACTTATACGGTAGAGGATAAGGAAGGGTGTATAAAAGATACATTTACAATTACTGCGCGATGA
- a CDS encoding cytochrome-c peroxidase, translating into MKKIKVLTALCLLLCLGIVGEAPKGYPEQTIRYFKAQQAVFALTTKALQLAVSKYDVKEEGTVEQAKQALKECRLAYKRISFFMEYFFVSEAYVFNTPAKYEVEEPYIEYEEPVGFQQIEALLFSHASKKELMQQADIVAETAAGLPALLYNFKATDAQVMESIQLELIRIQSLYITGYDAPSLQCGIPEAAAAMDALSNVVGIDSIRTAMTKAYAYLAAHPDYNSFDRLTFITDYTMPIQAMLAKQAATHTVRALNTTAIFGSRDPFKKETFTQGADITVDGMGDVLRNGDNSAPKIGYDTALGRRLFSEKKLSGNRQRSCATCHLPEKHFTDGMPQNASLTGGFLPRHTPSLLYSTYQYAQFWDGRAKSLEEQIDAVLHSPTEMGGTDDSIVARMKMPKAEIIRALAAYIRTLTPFNAPFDHYLAGDRSAMSAQQKHGFNIFMGKARCGSCHFAPLFNGLTPPLFNRTEFEILGVPLNSDLQHPVADTDRGRIAVFPLTFYEGAFKTPTVRNAAATAPYMHHGNFSTMQQVIDFYNQGGVSPVMHQTLSSDTLGLSKAEQQALISFLDALVD; encoded by the coding sequence ATGAAGAAGATAAAGGTGCTGACAGCTTTGTGTTTGTTATTGTGCCTGGGGATAGTAGGCGAAGCACCGAAAGGATACCCGGAGCAAACGATCAGGTATTTTAAAGCGCAGCAGGCTGTGTTTGCGTTAACTACAAAGGCATTGCAGCTGGCGGTTTCGAAATATGATGTGAAGGAAGAGGGTACTGTAGAGCAGGCGAAACAGGCATTGAAGGAATGCCGGCTTGCGTATAAGCGCATTTCGTTTTTCATGGAATATTTTTTTGTGAGTGAGGCTTATGTGTTCAATACACCGGCAAAGTATGAGGTGGAAGAACCTTATATAGAATATGAGGAGCCGGTGGGATTTCAGCAGATAGAAGCTTTATTATTTAGTCATGCATCTAAAAAAGAATTGATGCAGCAGGCAGACATCGTCGCAGAAACGGCGGCAGGTCTGCCTGCTTTGTTATATAATTTCAAGGCAACGGATGCGCAGGTAATGGAGAGCATCCAGTTGGAACTGATCCGGATTCAGAGTTTGTATATTACGGGTTATGATGCGCCTTCATTACAGTGTGGGATCCCGGAGGCAGCTGCAGCGATGGATGCATTGAGCAATGTAGTGGGTATAGATAGTATTCGTACCGCGATGACGAAGGCTTATGCTTATTTAGCAGCTCATCCTGATTACAACAGTTTTGATCGTTTGACCTTTATTACTGATTATACTATGCCGATACAAGCGATGTTGGCGAAACAGGCCGCAACGCATACGGTAAGGGCATTGAATACAACGGCGATCTTTGGTTCGCGTGATCCCTTTAAGAAAGAGACCTTTACACAGGGCGCGGACATTACAGTGGATGGGATGGGCGATGTATTGCGGAATGGAGATAATAGCGCGCCGAAGATAGGTTATGATACAGCTTTGGGGCGTCGTTTATTTTCCGAGAAGAAATTATCTGGAAACAGGCAGCGCAGTTGTGCCACCTGTCATTTACCGGAAAAGCATTTTACAGATGGAATGCCGCAGAATGCATCTTTAACAGGCGGGTTTTTACCCAGGCATACACCTTCCTTATTATATTCCACCTATCAGTATGCACAGTTCTGGGATGGCCGTGCAAAGAGCCTGGAAGAGCAGATAGACGCGGTGCTGCATAGCCCTACGGAGATGGGGGGCACGGATGATAGTATCGTAGCACGAATGAAGATGCCGAAGGCAGAGATCATCAGGGCACTGGCTGCTTACATACGTACTTTAACTCCTTTTAATGCGCCTTTTGATCATTATTTAGCCGGCGACAGATCAGCTATGAGTGCGCAGCAAAAGCATGGCTTTAATATTTTTATGGGCAAGGCCCGTTGTGGCAGTTGTCATTTTGCGCCATTGTTCAATGGTTTAACACCTCCATTGTTTAACCGGACAGAATTTGAAATATTAGGAGTACCCCTGAACAGTGATCTGCAACACCCGGTAGCAGATACTGACAGGGGCAGGATTGCGGTGTTTCCCCTTACCTTTTATGAAGGTGCGTTCAAGACCCCAACAGTCAGAAATGCGGCTGCGACAGCGCCTTATATGCATCATGGCAATTTTAGTACCATGCAACAGGTGATTGACTTTTACAATCAGGGTGGTGTTTCACCCGTTATGCACCAGACATTATCATCAGATACATTAGGATTGAGTAAGGCGGAGCAGCAGGCGCTAATATCCTTTTTAGACGCTTTGGTGGATTGA
- a CDS encoding FecR family protein, giving the protein MDQEQYTVAELVTNPGFRAWANQSDETARAHWEQWLAAHPERRSDVDTAFTLLSVLKENENGASPADLSEMQERFDQALGRRRRIALYRWTAAAASLLLLISTGLYFADKRTTIHTGIAMTKEVTLPDGSKVLLNANTTLQYKGHDVWVEGEAYFSGEHHDLKVHTDGMNVAVLGTAFNIYNRKQHIEVLLESGKVNVSGAGWGANAGSVDMTPGEMIRLDAGKKKMERINPETFNSWKSGRLIFKNTPLYKVATILEENYGFHVQWKSTNLQNERFSGSCPLDNTDILLAAIRLVYNDQLSVQANHTIVFE; this is encoded by the coding sequence ATGGACCAAGAACAATATACAGTAGCGGAACTGGTGACAAATCCCGGTTTCAGAGCATGGGCAAATCAGTCAGACGAAACAGCACGCGCACATTGGGAACAATGGTTAGCTGCTCATCCTGAACGGCGTAGTGATGTAGACACCGCTTTCACCTTACTTTCTGTTCTGAAAGAAAATGAAAACGGAGCTTCTCCTGCCGATCTATCAGAGATGCAGGAAAGATTTGATCAGGCCCTGGGCCGTCGTCGCCGCATCGCCCTGTATCGCTGGACTGCCGCTGCCGCCTCATTGTTATTACTGATTTCAACCGGTCTTTATTTTGCAGATAAACGAACCACCATTCATACCGGCATTGCCATGACAAAGGAAGTCACCCTGCCGGATGGATCCAAAGTATTGCTGAATGCCAACACCACCCTGCAATACAAAGGACACGATGTATGGGTAGAAGGAGAAGCCTATTTTAGCGGCGAACACCATGATCTGAAAGTACACACCGATGGAATGAATGTTGCCGTATTGGGTACCGCTTTCAATATTTACAACCGCAAACAACATATTGAAGTATTGCTGGAATCCGGCAAAGTAAATGTAAGCGGAGCCGGTTGGGGGGCCAATGCAGGTAGTGTGGATATGACACCTGGTGAGATGATCCGCCTCGATGCCGGTAAGAAAAAAATGGAACGCATCAATCCGGAGACGTTTAATTCCTGGAAGAGCGGCCGCTTGATCTTTAAAAATACACCTTTATATAAAGTCGCCACCATACTGGAAGAAAACTATGGTTTTCATGTCCAGTGGAAAAGCACCAATTTACAAAATGAACGTTTTTCCGGCTCTTGTCCTTTAGACAATACAGACATTCTCCTGGCTGCTATCAGGTTAGTGTACAATGACCAGCTTTCAGTCCAGGCTAATCATACTATCGTATTCGAATAA
- a CDS encoding SusC/RagA family TonB-linked outer membrane protein has product MKRKLNRYLILTVFLLLEVWQLRAHTNTIAYNYVSEKVSLATALQKMEDIFHVNFNYNSATVANKYVNFEQFPQQGAFNASKVAQALQPLGLTIVQLGHTDYAIQRIMPGNTITITGNDHKIINGTITNDKGEPVPGALITDQATNKMVVADDQGHYTIEVNGASTLLIHAVGFVNKTVKAGNSSMLNIQLLPDVKDLSAVVVTALGIRREEKALGYSIATMDGSKLNTVKDVNVVNSLSGKVAGVDIRSASSDPGGSVLITIRGASSIANNNQPLFVVDGVPVTSANRSPTVPVGQVTVDYGSPISDVSPDDIASVTVLKGASAAALYGSRAANGVILITTKSGNGKNKKGLNVSANFSALYDKAWQFPDFQSEFGAGDATGSIDPTNTLSTASWGPKLNDGSKHIQWNSPVAANGELVPTDWIAYPNRVKDFYETGSTYTSNVAVTGSNFRLSYTNLQNKGITPNTGLQRNNINLSAGYEMSPKVKVTTNIAYTNNNSNNRPTFNRGSSSYILYTMPANINSKLLKDYWQSGKDGLQQFSQDQGSTDNPYFVAYQLTNAYNRHHVTGNVQLTMELAKGLTLMARTGLDWYTETDESKRAVSAVQNPYGAYYVGNLFGSEQNTDFLLTYKKSLPKDFAFFVSAGANRMDQRSNTQSQAASQLVMPGVYNISNAAAGTITNASYKATKRINSLYAMGELSYKSYAFLDLSARNDWSSALPANHNSYFYPSASLSLILSDMLKIEHGALSYAKVRVNWSKVGKDTDPYSLYNSFSFSSPDWGNVKMATFSTTLKNNNLKPEIATSYEVGTDLKFFNNRLGIEATWYTTDSRNQIIQIPTTMASGYSARIINAGEIRNRGWEVAIHGTPVSGKFIWDIGANFTRNRNKVIALTNGITSYLQGTAEGMQYQVREGESLGDMYGNTWKKVPDGPYKGMELLDETGHSQNATSLVKIGNYNPDFSLGITNTFSYGHFTLNTLIDYRQGGKFFSYMFMNLLSDGRTTNTLKGRDLAHGGLAWNDGTSDRTDGMIEDGYIADENGGYVKNTNITDPETYYGDYYWKMHARNTFSATYVKLREVSLTYLFSKEQTGRLPISNLSVSLIARNLFSWTAAGAGYDPETAMTIKSGSITPGTSSWSLPYTRSYGVKLGLNF; this is encoded by the coding sequence ATGAAACGCAAATTGAACAGGTATCTTATCCTGACTGTCTTCCTATTGCTGGAAGTCTGGCAGCTAAGGGCTCATACCAACACGATCGCCTATAACTATGTGAGTGAAAAGGTTTCGCTGGCTACAGCGCTCCAGAAAATGGAAGACATCTTTCACGTCAATTTTAACTACAACAGCGCCACTGTGGCGAATAAATATGTAAACTTTGAGCAGTTTCCCCAACAGGGTGCTTTCAATGCCAGCAAGGTAGCGCAGGCCCTGCAACCACTGGGTTTGACTATCGTGCAACTGGGTCATACCGACTATGCCATCCAGCGCATTATGCCCGGCAATACCATTACCATCACCGGCAATGATCACAAGATCATCAATGGTACCATCACCAACGATAAAGGTGAACCGGTTCCGGGTGCACTGATCACCGACCAGGCTACAAATAAAATGGTGGTGGCAGATGATCAGGGCCACTACACCATCGAAGTAAATGGTGCAAGCACCCTGCTCATCCACGCTGTAGGTTTTGTCAACAAGACCGTCAAAGCTGGTAACTCCTCCATGCTGAACATACAATTATTACCGGATGTAAAAGACCTCTCTGCAGTAGTTGTCACGGCATTAGGTATCAGGCGTGAAGAAAAAGCGCTGGGTTATTCTATCGCTACCATGGATGGTTCTAAATTGAATACTGTTAAAGATGTGAATGTTGTAAACAGCCTCTCCGGCAAAGTTGCGGGTGTCGACATTCGTTCTGCCAGCTCTGATCCCGGTGGTTCTGTGCTGATCACTATTCGTGGTGCCAGCTCTATTGCTAACAATAACCAGCCGCTGTTTGTCGTGGATGGAGTACCTGTTACTTCGGCTAACAGAAGTCCGACTGTGCCTGTAGGCCAGGTAACTGTTGACTATGGAAGCCCGATCTCCGATGTAAGTCCTGACGATATCGCCAGCGTAACTGTTCTGAAAGGTGCCAGCGCCGCAGCATTGTACGGTAGTCGTGCAGCCAATGGCGTTATCCTCATCACTACCAAAAGTGGTAATGGTAAAAATAAGAAAGGACTGAACGTAAGTGCAAACTTCAGTGCACTCTATGATAAAGCATGGCAGTTTCCTGATTTCCAGAGCGAATTTGGCGCAGGCGATGCAACAGGTTCTATAGATCCGACTAATACACTGTCTACTGCTTCCTGGGGGCCTAAGCTGAACGATGGTTCGAAACACATTCAATGGAACAGCCCCGTAGCAGCTAATGGTGAACTGGTGCCAACAGACTGGATCGCTTATCCTAACAGGGTAAAGGATTTCTACGAAACGGGTTCTACTTATACCAGCAATGTAGCTGTTACCGGGAGTAATTTCCGCCTCTCTTATACCAACCTGCAAAACAAAGGTATCACACCTAACACAGGTTTGCAGCGAAACAACATCAACCTCTCTGCGGGTTATGAGATGAGTCCGAAAGTGAAGGTAACTACTAATATTGCCTATACGAATAATAATAGTAATAATCGTCCTACTTTCAACAGGGGTAGCTCCAGTTATATCCTGTATACTATGCCGGCGAACATCAATTCCAAACTGCTGAAAGATTACTGGCAAAGTGGAAAAGACGGTCTGCAGCAGTTCTCACAGGATCAGGGAAGTACTGATAACCCTTACTTCGTAGCCTACCAGTTAACCAATGCCTACAACCGTCACCACGTAACAGGTAATGTGCAGCTGACCATGGAGCTGGCAAAGGGCTTGACATTAATGGCCCGTACAGGTCTCGACTGGTATACCGAAACTGATGAGAGCAAGCGTGCGGTGAGTGCTGTACAGAACCCTTATGGCGCATATTATGTCGGTAATTTATTTGGCAGTGAGCAGAACACCGACTTCCTGCTCACCTATAAGAAAAGTCTGCCTAAGGATTTTGCATTTTTCGTAAGCGCAGGTGCTAACCGCATGGACCAGCGTTCTAACACGCAGTCACAGGCCGCCAGCCAGCTGGTAATGCCGGGAGTATACAACATCTCTAATGCTGCTGCCGGTACGATTACCAATGCTTCTTACAAGGCTACCAAACGCATTAACAGTTTGTATGCAATGGGTGAATTGTCTTATAAGAGCTATGCATTCCTGGATCTGAGTGCCAGAAATGACTGGTCCAGTGCATTACCTGCCAATCACAACTCCTATTTTTATCCCTCTGCCTCTTTGAGCCTGATCCTGTCCGACATGCTGAAGATTGAACATGGTGCACTCTCTTATGCCAAGGTAAGAGTGAACTGGTCTAAGGTAGGTAAGGATACCGATCCTTACAGCCTGTACAACAGTTTTAGCTTCAGCTCTCCTGACTGGGGTAATGTGAAGATGGCAACGTTCAGCACTACATTAAAAAACAACAACCTGAAGCCGGAAATCGCTACTTCCTATGAAGTAGGTACGGATCTGAAATTCTTCAACAACAGGTTGGGCATCGAAGCTACCTGGTATACGACCGATAGCCGTAACCAGATCATCCAGATCCCTACTACCATGGCAAGCGGTTATAGTGCCCGTATTATCAATGCCGGTGAAATACGCAACAGGGGCTGGGAAGTAGCGATACATGGTACCCCGGTCTCCGGTAAGTTCATCTGGGATATTGGTGCAAACTTTACCCGTAACAGGAACAAGGTGATTGCGCTGACCAATGGCATTACTTCTTATCTGCAGGGTACTGCCGAAGGCATGCAATACCAGGTACGTGAAGGAGAATCGCTGGGCGACATGTATGGTAATACCTGGAAAAAAGTGCCGGATGGTCCTTATAAGGGAATGGAGTTGCTGGACGAAACAGGACATAGCCAGAACGCTACCAGTCTTGTGAAGATTGGCAACTACAATCCTGATTTCTCTTTGGGTATCACCAACACATTCAGCTATGGCCACTTCACATTGAATACGCTGATCGACTATCGCCAGGGGGGCAAGTTCTTTTCTTATATGTTCATGAACCTCTTGTCTGACGGCCGTACTACCAATACACTGAAAGGCCGTGACCTGGCACATGGTGGCCTGGCATGGAATGATGGTACCAGCGACCGTACCGACGGTATGATCGAAGATGGTTATATCGCAGATGAGAACGGAGGCTATGTAAAAAATACCAATATCACCGATCCGGAAACATACTACGGTGACTACTATTGGAAAATGCATGCCCGCAATACATTCAGCGCTACCTATGTAAAGCTGCGTGAAGTGAGCCTGACCTACCTGTTCAGCAAGGAGCAGACAGGCAGACTGCCCATTTCTAACCTGAGTGTGTCATTGATAGCCCGTAACCTCTTTAGCTGGACGGCAGCTGGTGCAGGATACGATCCTGAAACTGCGATGACGATCAAGAGCGGAAGCATTACCCCTGGTACATCCAGCTGGTCACTGCCATATACCCGTTCTTATGGTGTGAAACTGGGTCTTAACTTTTAA
- a CDS encoding glycerophosphodiester phosphodiesterase family protein, with product MNKLLFLLLAMAPVDHIIKDFYHHHQYILVAAHRADHGVYAENSLPAIQTAIDKGIDIIEIDVRETKDGVLVLMHDEGIDKKTDGHGKVADMTFSELQALHLKREGVVTKERIPSFRQALEMARGKIMIDIDFKADTKSAMLATCKMVKDMGMEKQVLFFVYDYKDADLVRAIDPDIPVMPRVHNAAETMAVVKQGRYPILHGDDGCYTDSLMQVVRKANMRVWMNALGDYDDLGEQGFDSLLQKKQINVIQTDKPEELLAYLRKKGLHR from the coding sequence ATGAATAAGCTATTATTTTTACTGTTAGCAATGGCTCCGGTAGATCATATTATCAAAGACTTCTATCATCATCACCAGTATATACTGGTGGCAGCGCATCGTGCGGATCACGGGGTGTACGCGGAGAATTCCCTGCCCGCTATCCAAACGGCTATTGACAAGGGGATTGATATCATCGAAATAGATGTTCGGGAAACAAAGGACGGGGTATTGGTGTTGATGCATGATGAAGGCATTGATAAGAAAACAGACGGACATGGGAAAGTAGCGGATATGACATTCTCTGAGCTACAGGCCCTGCATTTAAAAAGAGAGGGTGTGGTGACAAAGGAACGCATTCCTTCTTTCCGGCAGGCATTGGAAATGGCAAGGGGAAAAATCATGATCGATATAGATTTCAAAGCAGATACAAAGAGTGCGATGCTTGCTACCTGCAAAATGGTAAAGGACATGGGCATGGAAAAGCAGGTATTGTTCTTTGTATACGATTATAAGGATGCAGATCTTGTGCGGGCAATAGACCCTGATATACCCGTGATGCCAAGGGTGCACAATGCAGCGGAGACAATGGCAGTGGTAAAACAGGGCCGATATCCTATCTTGCATGGAGATGATGGTTGTTATACAGATAGCCTGATGCAGGTAGTACGTAAAGCTAACATGAGAGTGTGGATGAATGCGCTGGGAGACTACGATGACCTGGGTGAGCAGGGATTTGATTCGCTGTTGCAGAAGAAACAGATCAATGTGATTCAGACAGACAAACCGGAAGAACTGCTGGCTTATTTACGGAAAAAGGGATTACACAGATAA
- a CDS encoding SusD/RagB family nutrient-binding outer membrane lipoprotein, producing MKKIYAIGALFLLSACTKNFSEINTDPNTATTVNPQYLLTTALVKTAYPYQDDAFLDKPAEAARYITKVRNEGDDLFGWAGINWDGYYGALTYNKTFHDLAASKGMLQYTAISDIIKVFNFAYITDLYGDIPYSEALLSKDSSIVHPGYDRQEDIYPSLLATLTAANDTLASNAQTIDADYDILYGGVALNWRKFANALHLRLLLRMAKKSATAYTEMQNMLNDPAKYPLFESNNDDAALKYLGVNAIDSWPGGNLNSKATEIDKYKPAKEIVDTLLRLHDPRLPVWAAPVSVTAGYTVDANLYVGVPNAIASPYDYNGGETHISKMAPIFYANQNNLLKASMMSYAEQCFILAEVMQQGKVTVNDETAASLYIKGISASLDAYGISASAKATYLAQAAVQYNGTLVQLITQKWIANFLKGPEGWFDQRRTGYPVFVTGPLAAISEIPSRYKYPTTEQSYNLDEYNAAVTRQGTDALTTKMWYLK from the coding sequence ATGAAAAAGATCTATGCCATTGGTGCATTGTTCCTGTTAAGTGCATGTACGAAGAATTTTTCGGAGATCAATACGGATCCAAACACGGCGACAACTGTCAATCCGCAATACCTGCTTACAACAGCGCTGGTAAAGACTGCATATCCTTACCAGGATGATGCATTCCTGGACAAGCCGGCAGAAGCAGCACGTTATATCACCAAGGTGCGTAATGAAGGTGATGACCTGTTTGGCTGGGCTGGTATAAACTGGGATGGGTATTATGGTGCGCTCACCTACAATAAGACCTTTCATGACCTGGCCGCTTCGAAAGGTATGTTGCAGTACACGGCGATCTCAGATATTATTAAGGTATTCAACTTCGCCTATATTACAGATTTATATGGAGACATACCGTACAGTGAGGCCTTACTATCTAAAGACAGTAGTATAGTACATCCCGGATATGACCGGCAGGAGGATATCTATCCTTCGCTGCTGGCCACACTTACGGCGGCAAACGATACGCTGGCTTCAAATGCACAGACCATCGATGCGGATTATGATATCCTGTATGGAGGTGTGGCATTGAACTGGCGTAAGTTTGCCAATGCACTGCACTTACGCTTGCTGCTGCGTATGGCAAAGAAATCGGCTACTGCCTATACGGAGATGCAGAACATGCTGAACGATCCGGCAAAGTATCCTTTGTTCGAAAGCAATAATGATGATGCGGCATTGAAATACTTAGGTGTGAATGCAATTGATAGCTGGCCGGGGGGGAACCTGAACAGTAAGGCGACTGAGATCGATAAGTACAAACCGGCTAAGGAGATCGTAGATACCCTGCTGCGTTTGCATGATCCAAGATTGCCTGTATGGGCAGCGCCTGTATCAGTTACGGCAGGTTATACAGTAGATGCAAACCTGTATGTAGGCGTACCCAATGCGATTGCATCTCCTTATGATTACAATGGTGGGGAGACGCATATCTCTAAGATGGCGCCGATCTTCTATGCTAACCAAAATAACCTGCTGAAGGCTAGTATGATGAGTTATGCAGAGCAGTGTTTTATCCTGGCAGAAGTGATGCAGCAGGGGAAAGTTACGGTGAATGATGAAACCGCGGCTTCCCTGTATATAAAGGGTATCAGTGCCTCACTGGATGCTTATGGTATCTCTGCAAGTGCGAAGGCTACTTACCTGGCACAGGCAGCTGTACAATACAATGGTACCCTGGTACAGCTGATCACACAGAAGTGGATTGCGAATTTCCTGAAAGGACCGGAAGGTTGGTTTGACCAGAGAAGAACGGGTTATCCTGTGTTCGTGACAGGGCCACTGGCAGCTATTTCTGAAATTCCGTCCAGGTATAAGTATCCTACTACGGAGCAGTCGTATAACCTGGATGAATACAATGCAGCAGTTACCCGGCAAGGTACGGATGCACTGACAACAAAGATGTGGTATTTAAAATGA
- a CDS encoding glycerophosphodiester phosphodiesterase family protein: MQFYLMLMIALLPVVKHKHVVIAHRGDHTVLPENTLAAYTRAITDGVDYVEVDLRTFKDGRLYISHGELSELNKDVPSFTDVLKLCKGRVNIYLDFKEADPEIVYPLIKRAGMEKHIVVYCNTLEQVDAWQRVAPKMPLMTSIPDDVKDLDAFFDRYPVSAIDGNVGQYTGEMLAVFKKRNVAVWLDVQAKEEGPLSWQQALDTPVQGLQTDHPGALINYLKQKGNR, translated from the coding sequence ATGCAATTTTATTTAATGCTGATGATAGCATTGCTGCCAGTAGTAAAGCATAAACATGTAGTGATCGCCCATAGAGGCGATCACACTGTTTTACCAGAGAATACATTGGCAGCATATACGCGGGCAATAACAGATGGGGTAGATTATGTGGAAGTAGATTTGAGAACGTTTAAAGATGGACGATTATATATTAGTCATGGAGAGCTTTCGGAGTTGAATAAGGACGTGCCTTCATTTACCGATGTGCTGAAACTGTGTAAGGGCAGGGTGAATATCTATCTTGATTTTAAAGAGGCGGACCCGGAAATCGTGTATCCGTTGATCAAAAGGGCAGGTATGGAAAAGCATATAGTGGTATACTGCAATACCCTGGAGCAGGTGGATGCATGGCAAAGGGTGGCACCAAAGATGCCATTGATGACGAGTATACCTGATGATGTAAAAGATCTGGATGCATTCTTTGACAGGTACCCGGTATCTGCAATTGATGGCAATGTGGGCCAGTATACAGGGGAGATGCTGGCAGTATTTAAAAAGAGAAATGTGGCCGTATGGCTGGATGTGCAGGCGAAGGAAGAAGGTCCGCTCAGCTGGCAGCAGGCCCTGGATACGCCTGTGCAGGGCTTACAAACGGATCATCCGGGAGCACTGATCAATTATCTTAAACAAAAAGGAAACAGGTAA